From the Garra rufa chromosome 23, GarRuf1.0, whole genome shotgun sequence genome, the window AATGTGCGTTATGTAATGATTAGCTGCTAGTAaaattgtgaccttggaccacaaaaccaatcctaAGTAGTACTACtacatttgtagcagtagccaaaaatacattgtatgggtcaaacttatcaaattttcttttatgccaaaaatcattaggatattaagatccatgaagatattttgtaaattttctaccataaatatatcaaaacttaatttttaatgagtaatatgcattgctaagaccttcatttgaaaagctttaaaggcggttttctcaatattttgatttttttgcaccctcaagattCCACATTTTCgattagttgtatcttggccaaaatgttgtcatatcctaacaaactatacatcagtggaaagcttttttcattcagctttcagatgatgtatatatctcaattaaaaaaaaaatacccttatgactggttttgtggtcctggttACTTGTTTCTTTACTAGAAATATAAATAAGTGCTAGTAACATAAAAATACAGATTAGTTAGTTATAACCAATAATGTTAAATTGGCTTGCCATAGATGGGAGCTTCATCAGATGCACTGATGACATCACAACATGCAAGGAGCTTTAATAAATTGGAAATTTAAAGAGGTTAATTCTCAAATATAGTgtatttttagttaaaaaaaaatctcattatcTCTTAAGCAAGCATAAAACAAATGTTAGGAAGAACACATTATTAAGCATCATGACCTTTTATTTTCTGATTATGAGCATCTCTGTTATTTATTTCTCTTTGGGTTTATGTTTTTATACATTACAAATGACATTCtcattctttttctttatttttctttttaagacACTTTGACCATAACATGATGTCGTATTTTATCAGGTGATatgtgctttatttttttttttactgtatttatttttcttaatgcAGTGCTTACTGATCTTTGTTCATGTAATCAAATCTTTGTAGAATTTGAGTGCCTTTGTGTTGAATTGTTCGTGATTTGATTTAGACTACAAAAACACTCTTGTGACATTGATATTTATTATGTGCTCAGCGTATAAAACCGTTGCTGGTGTTAATGGACCCCTGGTGATTTTGGATCAAGTGAAGGTATTGGATTTCTATATTATTTATTACCCTTGTTACACATGTtgtgttttaaaaacataatgcaTCTGAATGTGGCGCAGCAACTCTCTGCTTACTTATtgagtataaaaaataaaataaaaaacaatatgtaatattttcttgtaaatgataATGTCAGCTTGGCTGCTTTTACTCAATAACGCTGTACAGATTTACCATTACTAAAGTGCTGGATTAATTTGAAGTTCTGTTAACCGTTGATCAGTAACATTTGAATATCTGATTCAGTTCCCCAGGTATGCTGAGATTGTCCATCTGACTCTGCCTGATGGCACTAAGAGGAGCGGACAAGTGCTGGAGGTCACAGGCTCCAAAGCTGTGGTTCAGGTCAGGAACTAAAACTTTCTGAAATACCTGTTTTAAATTTTTTCCCCTATTGTGAACATCTGATCTCTAGCACTCCTCATTATTTCATTTCTAGGTGTTTGAGGGAACATCTGGTATTGATGCCAAAAAGACCACATGTGAATTTACAGGGGACATTTTGCGCACCCCTGTGTCTGAGGATATGCTGGGTAAGAATTAAAAAGGAGATATTCTGAAGTCATGTGATAATTTTTATCATGTGTTTTTGCTAAAACTAGAAGTCTGTTACAGGTCGGGTCTTTAACGGCTCTGGAAAGCCGATTGATCGAGGGCCTGCGGTGCTGGCGGAAGACTACTTGGACATTATGGGTACATTTCAATGAGGCCACATAAATTTTTACACTCACAAATTGTCATCAGTGGCATTTTTGAGTATTGATATTGTGTTTACCATCCAATTTTCTCCTGCCTTCTGTAGGTCAGCCGATTAATCCTCAGTGTCGTATTTATCCCGAGGAGATGATCCAGACCGGCATCTCAGCCATTGATGGCATGAACAGTATTGCAAGAGGTCAAAAAATCCCTATTTTTTCTGCAGCTGGTCTACCCCACAATGAGGTGAGACCACTGTTGTTTTTTAAGTGTTTCATTCTCCTCTGTTTTTCATTTTGATAGCTGAATATGTAAAAGCATGATTATAcattaccctggaccacaaaaccagtcttaagtagcacgggtttgTAGCATAACttacattttgattagtaatatgcatggtaaAGAACTAATTTGGATcgatttaaaggcgattttatcaatattttgattttttttttaaaccctcagattccagtttttcaaatagttgtatctcgccaaatattgtcctatttgcCTTTTTTtggctttaaaaaattaaaacttatgactggttttgtggtccagggtcacatataaaaggcGATTCACaaaaaagacacacactcacacacattttttaatgttattattggTTTTATTCAGTAAGAATGCTTTaagttaatcaaaagtgacaatacagacatttgtaatattactttgtaattatattttgcatttatattttaaataaatgctgttttttactttctatttattaaagatcatggattccacaaaaatattaagcagtacaactgttttcaacattgataatcataatgaatgaaataataatgaattcttgcgcagcaaatcagcaaattagaataatttctgaagaatcatgtggcactgtagactggagtaataatgctgaaaactcagttttgcatcacaggaataaattccattttaaaatacatttaaatagaaaacatttattttaaattgtaataattttggtaaaaaaaatgcagctttgataatcACAAGAGACAATGTTTTACTTAACATTAAAAAAGTCTTATTGACaaccaaacatttgaacagtagtgtatgtaaaATGCAATATAGCAATAGCAGACATAAACATATGTACAAATAATATACAAACAGTTAACTCAGATCAATGCTATTTATAGTTTCTTAACCACTGCATTCTTGGACACACCTTAGCACAGCAATACTGTGGAAAATACCCAAAATgcctattttaatttttattttattttaatctaattaCCTAACAATTGAACCttgaacctgttttttttttttttctcactgtaaTATGTGTTTTTCAGATTGCTGCACAGATCTGTCGTCAGGCGGGGTTGGTGAAGAAGTCCAAAGATGTGATGGATTACAGTGAGGAGAACTTTGCCATTGTGTTTGCTGCCATGGGGGTGAGGAGCACTTTTGGTTAAAAGTTTGCAATCTACATCAACACCAATGGGATAACTTCATGACATTACTTGTATCTTTAGGTCAACATGGAAACTGCAAGATTTTTTAAGTCTGATTTCGAAGAGAATGGGTCCATGGACAACGTGTGCCTCTTTTTAAATTTGGCCAACGATCCTACGTCAGTATCTTCTCAAATTTTCTTGAAAATTTAAGGGATAGTTGACCTAAAAATGAAATGATGTTattatttactcgccctcatgtcattcGAAACCTGTATAAAGCCTTTTAGGTTTTAAATATGCACtatacaaacatacataaaagTCTAAATGATTTCAAGTGGACGAAAATTAAATGAGGTAAAGAAAGAACAATCCCAAGTACAATCCTTCAAAATGTCATGCAGGTTTGAATTGACATGAATgtgagtaaataattttttttttaagtattttgatGTGACATGGaccaaaatgtttgattttctgTTGCAGGATTGAACGCATCATCACCCCTCGCCTTGCGCTTACCTCAGCTGAGTTTCTGGCTTACCAGTGTGAGAAGCACGTGCTGGTCATATTGACTGACATGAGCTCTTATGCGGAGGCTTTACGAGAGGTACAACGTGTGAactttagggctgtcaaatccaTTAATCGCGAATAATCCCttccaaaataaaggtttttgtttacataatatatacagtcaagctcgaaattattcatacccctggcaaattctgacttgaagttacatttattcaaccagcaagttttttttttttttttgaccggaaatgacacaggcttctcccaaaagataataagacaatgtacaagaggcatcattgtgaaaaaaaaaaaatatttctcagcttttatttacatttgaacaaaacgtggcatgttcaaaattattcataccctttgcaaactgtcacagactatgggaaaatccaaagttctataccattccaaatagtccaagctggtttaaagcatcctaattgccctgattcattgggaacagctgtttcaatcaactcaacaggtgaaaaacagaagctctctgctgttggcttgtggacagtcatggctaagacaaaggagctcactgaggacctgcggctgcgcattgtggctgctcacaagtcagaaaagggctataagaccatatctaagtGTTTTGAagttaatcgatttgacagctcTTGTAAATGTATACTCACAGTCGTTAGTATCAAGgcaaaacatgctttttgtaACTAAGTGTTAAACCCTATCATCTTGAAGGTCTCAGCAGCTAGAGAAGAGGTTCCTGGTCGACGTGGTTTCCCAGGATACATGTACACTGATCTGGCAACAATATACGAGAGGGCCGGACGTGTGGAGGGACGCAATGGCTCCATCACCCAAATCCCAATCCTCACTATGCCCAACGATGGTTAGCAAACATCTACCTACTCTTCTTTTAATCTTTTAATCATCTGAAATGGTTTACTTACTTATTTTCATCTCCTGTCCACAGATATCACTCATCCTATTCCCGATTTAACTGGCTACATCACTGAGGGTCAAATTTATGTGGACAGGCAGCTTCATAACAGACAGGCAAGTCATGGAAACAAGCTTACAGTCTGAACATTAGTtctatgcttaatatttttaatctCACATGCTGTTTTTGTTGATATTTCTGTGCAGATCTATCCTCCAATCAATGTACTACCTTCTTTGTCTCGATTGATGAAGTCAGCCATTGACGAAGGAATGACAAGCAAAGACCACTCAGATGTTTCTAATCAGCtggtaagtatatatatatatatatatatatatatatatatatatatatatatatatatagcgtaTTTGCtgcttaaataacatttttagatttaaatttactcaaaaaaataaaaaaactcgaAATTAATAATCTAATAAAAATTTTACCTTAGAGGTATTTTaagtacattttaataattaaaataataataataccaagcaaaaaaaaaaaaaaaaaattacaaaaaaaaagatgattaaattgttgcaaaatattaacttaaaatcttagtggtatttcaagtaaatattgataataatggtAAAAAAAGttatacaaaacaaaaatgtaaaaaaaaaaaaaatcaaaacaaaaaatgtaaaataaaaataaaaaaactcaataaaaaataaatcaacactTGCTGAAAAGAttacattaaattataaaaaactatTAACCTAAAAGATCAGAGGTATTTAAGTAActgttaacaataaaaataataacctgAGTTTCACAAACTAGGGTTAGTAAGTTGATGAAaagctagtgtgtgtgtgtgtgtatatatatatatttatatttatatttatttatttatttgtgtgtgtgtatatatgtgtgtatattgaattaattattacaaatattaacttaaaatgttataggtattttaagttaattattaataataaaaataataatgagagtttcccaaactggggttagtaagttgatgaatagctaataatttttaaatcatgaaaatgaaaacaaaaacactaataaaacaaacaaataaataaacttactaaaaaaagattattaaattgttacaaaatattaacttaaaatctatatttgttttattttaagtaaatattaacaataatgaaaaaataactaGAGTTATATACAAcaaaaatgtaagtaaataaataaaaaaaataaaaaaaatgtaaaattaaaataaaaaacaaataaaaaataaatcaacataCTTGCTGAAATcattacattaaattattaaaagcaATTAACCAAAAATATCAGAGgtatttatgtaaatattaatcataaagaaaatgtaaaaataaatcaatatatacaatgattaaatgatttaaaatattatttaccttattatcatttttattattatcagtggtgtgctgcttattattttactaaccccAAACATATAAACTGTAGTGCAGattaaacaaataaagaaaaaacagcaTCTCAGTAGTGACTAAAACCATTGGGTCCCTCTCACAAACACTTATGTGCACCAGATTTCGCCCTCCtgcaaatattattttattttattcatctgATGTTGTAAGCAAATTGtgtatgaaatatttaaatattttctcatCTTTTGCAGTATGCTTGCTATGCCATCGGAAAAGATGTGCAGGCAATGAAGGCCGTGGTTGGGGAAGAAGCACTGACACCAGATGACTTGTTGTACTTGGAGTTCTTACAGAAATTTGAGAGGAATTTTATTTCTCAGGGTAAGTAACAACAGAAGTGTACCTGTGAAATGATATTAAAAAAATCTCATCTTATTCTCGCCctattgcattaaaaatgtaaCGCATCAAATCAGTTGTTCTCACCAAGCGTGAAACGATTTGATTTTCTCAAATCGCTATGTGTAATATcagttaaaaaaagaacaatatctTACAATAAAAAGGCAATCCAAATTGTAGGTGAGGTTGTTTCTTcgtgggaacagatttggagaaatttagcattatatcatttgctcaccaatgaatcctctgcagtgaatgggtgccgtcccagagtccaaacagctgataaaaacaccactccagtctatcaattaatgtcttgtgaagtgaaaagctgcatgtttttaagagacaaagacattaattgatggactgaagtctTACTAGTGAATTActgtggtgtttttatcaactgtttggactttcattctgacggcacccattcactgcagaggatccattggtgagcaagtgttgTAATGCTGAAGTTCTCCAAGAAACAACTCATTTGCATCTTTTGATATTTCAGAATGAGCCTAACATGTTTTGTGCCACAGGTGCTTATGAGAACCGAACTGTGTTCGAAACGCTGGACATTGGCTGGCAGCTGTTGAGAATCTTCCCCAAGGAGATGCTGAAGAGGATTCCTCAGAGCACTCTGGCCGAGTTTTATCCCCGAGACTCCAAACATTAgtcttactttctttctcatttaatCTGTCCTCTACACTTCTAGATGTTACTCACTCTCTCTGCTCAGAGCAAGTACACTGAGTCTACATTGATGGAATACAAAGTTGTTTTCATTGCTGCTCTtggtatttatttatcatgtaagTGTTGCTGAATAGTAAAGCAAATATTGTATGAATATTGTTGCTACACGGCAGTGtgaaagtttgtgtgtgtgtgtgtgtgtgtgtgtgtgtgtgtgtgtgtgtgtgtgtgtgtgtgtgtgtagctcagTGTGTCCAACTGTATTCTGAACAAGTATGCATCAACTACTAGTATGCATCAGTGCCAAGTTGAATGTATAATGGCTTAATGTATTCTATGAATTTTTCATCGTTATAATGAATACACTATATATAAAAGTACATATTTATCATTAAGTATGAAAAGAAGCCATATATTAATAGAATGCATTACAAAGGAATGGACAAAGCACAGTAAAATGGAGTAAAATCAAACACTGAGcaatagatttttttcatttgtcatgtattgttattttacattttgtatacAAATGTGTGATTTATGTTTGTGTAAGCAAtatgtttattataatttattttggtGCCATGAATATATGTACTGTGGTAAAGTGAGTGATATCAAGTGAACTCATAATGAAGTGATTGTTGTCATAATGCATGAACGCTATATTGAAAATATGTATGTGAACACTTGCTTCATGAAATAAACCTTGATGTGGTATAAATGAATAATGATGCTGATAGTAATCAAATATAATTGTGCTTCTCATTAATTGTGCCTACTCATTAGTAGTAAGTTGCTAAGTCAGACAATAAAGGGGGGGGGGGCATTTTCTGCTTtgtaaacaaaatataaacaaagaaaaaattaGATATAATTACTTGCAAACCAATGATTTTAATAgtaattattttggtaaaagtaATATAATTAGCAcataatacaattaatatatatattttttaaatatagcatAATATTTTGCATACATCAAGATGTCTGAGGATATCTTTTAGGGACTAATTAGCTGTCTTAAAATGTTTAACTGCAGAGAGTATTGGAGCCTTCACAAAGCAAGCATCAATTATCGTTTAACGACTAGTTTCCCAGGTGAACAATATTTGATGTAATTAGTCATTTGCTCTAATTGGACTGGTGAAGGCCTATAAAAAACACTTACTCCCAGCTACATGTATGCTTGGATTTGTAGATTCTCTGTGGTGGTTTGAGTACCTGAACATTGGGGTTTTGGAGCACTTTTGGAATTTTGCCATGGATCAAGGGTGGAAAAGGTGAGTTCATTCATTCAATCTGTGTTTATAAGTGACTTTGCAAACACTTGCTAATGTGTTTTTAAAACTTGTAGGTTACCCTTGCTAGTGATCTTCTTCCTTTTTTGGAGAAGTGCTGATGGATTTAATGGTGAGTTGTCTTTTCTTGATTTGCAAGGAAGCTTGTTTATTGGGGCTTGTATTAAAAgtcttagttttattttttttgtaggtGGATCTTATTTCAATGCCCATAATCGATGGGGTCTGCCTTCTGACACATTCTCACCTCGTGCTGCCCAGTCTTCTATGTCAGAGGCCCGTGTAACTGGGACTTCGCCTGTTGAAGAAGTGGGCTCCAGTTTCTCTAATAGACCCCTGAGAAGAGGATCAGAGCTGAATCTGTACCAGTCTGTCAAAGGT encodes:
- the LOC141299098 gene encoding V-type proton ATPase subunit B, brain isoform-like, whose amino-acid sequence is MCSAYKTVAGVNGPLVILDQVKFPRYAEIVHLTLPDGTKRSGQVLEVTGSKAVVQVFEGTSGIDAKKTTCEFTGDILRTPVSEDMLGRVFNGSGKPIDRGPAVLAEDYLDIMGQPINPQCRIYPEEMIQTGISAIDGMNSIARGQKIPIFSAAGLPHNEIAAQICRQAGLVKKSKDVMDYSEENFAIVFAAMGVNMETARFFKSDFEENGSMDNVCLFLNLANDPTIERIITPRLALTSAEFLAYQCEKHVLVILTDMSSYAEALREVSAAREEVPGRRGFPGYMYTDLATIYERAGRVEGRNGSITQIPILTMPNDDITHPIPDLTGYITEGQIYVDRQLHNRQIYPPINVLPSLSRLMKSAIDEGMTSKDHSDVSNQLYACYAIGKDVQAMKAVVGEEALTPDDLLYLEFLQKFERNFISQGAYENRTVFETLDIGWQLLRIFPKEMLKRIPQSTLAEFYPRDSKH